A section of the Castanea sativa cultivar Marrone di Chiusa Pesio chromosome 12, ASM4071231v1 genome encodes:
- the LOC142621295 gene encoding putative metal-nicotianamine transporter YSL7 encodes MICPRIINISLLVGGILSWGLMWPLIEDRKGDWYPADLSSGSFSGLEGYKVFIAIALILGDGLYNFLKVLCQTIVGMSHQLRYKDASSGLPVADHSSLLSSQLSYDDKRRTKLFLKDQIPTLFAIGGYVAIAAIAMAILPHIFHQLKWYHILLIYIFAPTLAFCNAYGCGLTDWSLGSTYGKLSIFIIGAWAGASHGGVLAGLAACGVMLNIVITASDLMQDFKTGYLTLASPRSMFVSQIIGTAMGCVISPCVFWLFYKAFDDLGLPGSQYPSPFAVVYRNMALLGVKGFSSLPKNCLLLCYVFFGGAIMINLIRDLVGKKWARFIPVPMAMAIPFYLGSYFAIDMCVGSLILFVWGKINKAKADALAPAVASGLICGDGIWTLPASIFALAGVKPPICMKFLSRGNNAKVDKFLGS; translated from the exons ATGATTTGCCCCCGTATTATAAATATATCACTTCTTGTTGGAGGGATTCTTTCTTGGGGTCTGATGTGGCCCCTCATAGAAGATAGAAAGGGAGACTGGTACCCTGCAGACCTCAGCTCAGGCAGCTTCAGTGGTCTTGAAGGTTACAAG GTATTTATTGCCATAGCCTTGATCCTAGGAGATGGTCTGTATAATTTTCTCAAGGTTCTATGTCAAACCATCGTAGGCATGTCTCATCAGCTCCGGTACAAAGATGCGAGCTCTGGTCTCCCTGTTGCAGACCATTCTTCTCTTCTAAGTTCTCAGCTCTCATATGATGACAAACGCCGAACCAAACTCTTTCTCAAAGATCAAATTCCAACATTGTTTGCCATCGGAGGCTATGTTGCTATTGCTGCAATAGCTATGGCCATTCTTCCACATATTTTTCACCAACTCAAATGGTATCACATATTGCTCATCTACATATTCGCACCCACATTGGCTTTCTGTAATGCGTATGGTTGTGGGCTCACTGATTGGTCCCTTGGATCCACATATGGAAAGCTTTCCATCTTTATCATTGGAGCATGGGCGGGTGCCTCACATGGGGGAGTTCTTGCAGGCCTAGCTGCTTGTGGAGTAATGTTGAACATTGTCATAACAGCCTCTGACCTAATGCAGGATTTCAAGACTGGCTACTTGACGCTGGCTTCACCCCGTTCTATGTTTGTGAGCCAAATAATCGGCACAGCAATGGGCTGTGTGATTTCCCCTTGTGTGTTTTGGCTATTTTACAAGGCCTTTGATGACCTTGGGCTACCTGGAAGTCAATACCCTTCTCCTTTTGCTGTTGTGTACCGCAACATGGCTTTGTTGGGGGTGAAGGGCTTCTCAAGTCTGCCAAAGAACTGCCTTCTACTCTGTTATGTGTTCTTTGGTGGAGCCATTATGATCAATTTGATTAGAGATTTAGTGGGTAAGAAATGGGCAAGGTTCATTCCAGTTCCAATGGCAATGGCAATACCTTTCTATTTAGGATCATATTTTGCCATTGATATGTGTGTTGGAAGCTTAATATTGTTTGTGTGGGGGAAAATAAACAAGGCCAAGGCAGACGCTCTAGCTCCTGCAGTAGCTTCTGGTTTAATATGTGGGGATGGGATATGGACTTTGCCTGCTTCTATTTTTGCTCTGGCTGGGGTTAAGCCACCAATTTGTATGAAGTTTCTGTCAAGAGGGAATAATGCTAAGGTTGACAAATTCTTAGGATCATAG